Sequence from the Rubidibacter lacunae KORDI 51-2 genome:
TTCCCTCGGGGTTTTACATCCGGAGAAAATGATTGCTCCCAAGCTCGCTGGATGCAATCTAAACAGCGGTGCGAGAGGTTTCGTATTGAAGCTTGCATCAGTCCCTTGCGGCAGCAAAGTACGCAGCGAAAGATTCAGAGCGATCGTCAGGGGTTGAGTGAAAGTCCCGGACCCGTCAGAGTCGACCGCCTCGACCATC
This genomic interval carries:
- a CDS encoding VOC family protein is translated as MQSKQRCERFRIEACISPLRQQSTQRKIQSDRQGLSESPGPVRVDRLDHLILIVADFVRACSFDEGVLDMQAITFGNNKRALDFGLPTGQEQPNPE